AAATAATGGGAATTCAGTAACCCATGTAAAGTTAAATTCATTTTTATCTTTTATTAAATCAAATTGTTTAGATAATTCTAATCTTAAAGCTCCTAAGCTTTGGAATACTACTGAATTCTTATCTGCTACAATAAGTACTGCATCTCCAGTTTCAGCATTCATAGTTTTTACTATAGAATTTGTTGCATCCTCAGTTAAGAATTTAGCTATTGATGATTTAACACCATCTTCTTTAAGTTGAATCCAAGCAAGACCCTTAGCTTTATAAGTCTTAACAAATTCTCCTAATTTATCTAAAGGCTTTCTACCCATATCTGCTCCACCTTTTAAGCATAGAGCTCTTACAGATCCGCCATTTGCTATAGCATCCTTAAACATTGGTAATTCTACATCTTTAACAACTTCAGTTAAATCAGTTATTTCCATACCGAATCTGACATCTGGTTTATCTGATCCATATTTCTCCATTGCATCTTTAAATGTCATTCTCTTAATTGGAAGCTTAACATCAACGCCTGCAACTTCTTTAAATACATGAGATATTAATCCTTCATTTACTGCCATTATGTCATCTTGCTCTACAAAGCTTAATTCCATATCTATTTGAGTAAATTCTGGTTGCCTATTAGCTCTTAAATCTTCATCTCTAAAGCATTTAGCAATTTGATAGTACTTGTCAAATCCAGATACCATCAATAATTGTTTGAATAATTGTGGTGATTGTGGAAGAGCATAAAACATACCAGGATAATTTCTTGAAGGTACTAAATAATCTCTAGCTCCTTCTGGTGTACTCTTATTTAATATTGGTGTTTCAACATCTAAGAAATCATTAGCTTCTAAATAATCACGAATAGCTTTTGTTGTTTTACTTCTAGTAATAAATATTTTTTGCATATCTGGTCTTCTTAAATCTAAATATCTATATTTTAATCTAATGTTTTCAGCTGCATCTAAATTTTCTTTAATATATATTGGTGGAGTTTCTGATTCAGAAAGAATCTTTATCTCTTCACACTTTAATTCAACAAACCCAGTTGGCATGTTTTCATTAATGCTTTCTCTTTTAACAACTTCTCCTGTTACTGCTACGCAATATTCAGGTCTAACTGCTTTTGCTTTTTCAAAAGCTTCTCCATTGATTTCTTCACCAAAAACTACTTGCATTATACCTGTTTTATCTCTTAAATCGATAAATTCAAGTCCTCCAAGTTTTCTATTTCTTTGAACCCATCCCATTAAAGTAATTTTTTTACCCACATGTTCTTCTCTAGGTTCTCCACACATCATTGTACGCTTTAATCCATTTAAAGACTCACCCATTACTAAATTTCCTCCTAACAACTTATGTCAATTGATATTTTATTTTACTATTTTAGCTATTTCCTCTAAGTTTTCTAACGAAACTTCAAAAATTTCACCATCGCTCATTCTCTTTAAATTAACTCTTTTACTTGTTAATTCATCTTCACCTAAGATAGTAGTAAAAGCTACACCTAATTTATTTGCAAATTTCATTTCAGCCTTTATACTTCTACCCATATGGTTTGTTTCACATTTAACCCCTAAGGTTCTTAAGCTACTAGCTAATTTGAAAGCATATTTGCTTCCTTCCTCACCTCTAGCTCCAATATATAAATCAAATAGGTTTTCTTTTGGTATTTCTATACCTTCTTTTTCCAAAGTCATAATTAATCTTTCAATTCCCATACCAAAGCCAACTGCTGGCATATCAGGTCCACCAAGTTCTTCTATTAGTTTATCATATCTTCCTCCACCACAAACAGTGAAATCTGAAGTTAATATTTCAAATATAGTTTTTGTATAATAATCCAATCCTCTAACTATGCCTGGATCTATTTCATAAGAAATTCCTAAAATATCTAAATATTCTTTAACCTTCGTAAAATGAGTATCACACTCTTCACACATATAATCTAAAATTATTGGTGCATCTTTTGTAATTTCATGACACTTTTTTTCCTTACAATCTAAAATTCTCATAGGATTTTTTTCAAATCTTGTTTTACAAAGATCACAAAGACCATCATAATTTTCTGCCAAAAATTTCTTTAAAGCTTCATTATACTTTGGTCTACAATTCGGACAGCCCAAATTATTTATGTTTAAGCTTAAGCTCTTTAAGCCCAATTTTTTCAAGGTATCCATAGCTACTGCTATAACCTCTGCA
The DNA window shown above is from Clostridium beijerinckii and carries:
- a CDS encoding histidine--tRNA ligase, with product MAMEMQAPKGTKDMLPQDAYKWQYIESVFRDVAKTYGIREVRTPMFEHTDLFLRGVGDTTDIVQKEMYTFNDKGDRSITLKPEGTASVVRAFIESRLFNEAQPTKLYYITPAFRYENVQKGRLRQFHQCGLEVFGSKEPSMDAEVIAVAMDTLKKLGLKSLSLNINNLGCPNCRPKYNEALKKFLAENYDGLCDLCKTRFEKNPMRILDCKEKKCHEITKDAPIILDYMCEECDTHFTKVKEYLDILGISYEIDPGIVRGLDYYTKTIFEILTSDFTVCGGGRYDKLIEELGGPDMPAVGFGMGIERLIMTLEKEGIEIPKENLFDLYIGARGEEGSKYAFKLASSLRTLGVKCETNHMGRSIKAEMKFANKLGVAFTTILGEDELTSKRVNLKRMSDGEIFEVSLENLEEIAKIVK
- a CDS encoding aspartate--tRNA ligase, which translates into the protein MGESLNGLKRTMMCGEPREEHVGKKITLMGWVQRNRKLGGLEFIDLRDKTGIMQVVFGEEINGEAFEKAKAVRPEYCVAVTGEVVKRESINENMPTGFVELKCEEIKILSESETPPIYIKENLDAAENIRLKYRYLDLRRPDMQKIFITRSKTTKAIRDYLEANDFLDVETPILNKSTPEGARDYLVPSRNYPGMFYALPQSPQLFKQLLMVSGFDKYYQIAKCFRDEDLRANRQPEFTQIDMELSFVEQDDIMAVNEGLISHVFKEVAGVDVKLPIKRMTFKDAMEKYGSDKPDVRFGMEITDLTEVVKDVELPMFKDAIANGGSVRALCLKGGADMGRKPLDKLGEFVKTYKAKGLAWIQLKEDGVKSSIAKFLTEDATNSIVKTMNAETGDAVLIVADKNSVVFQSLGALRLELSKQFDLIKDKNEFNFTWVTEFPLFEYSEEEGRYMACHHPFTAPMDEDLDFIESDPGIVRSKAYDLVLNGEELGGGSIRIHDMELQERMLKALGFTQEDAWAKFGFLLQALKFGPPPHGGLAFGLDRMIMFLAGTENIRDVIAFPKNQNAYCYLSEAPNVTDEKQLIELGIGILPKEDKKDAE